The Budorcas taxicolor isolate Tak-1 chromosome 2, Takin1.1, whole genome shotgun sequence nucleotide sequence TAATTACAGTTTGATTGCTGGGTAAAGCACCATGTGCAGCCTTTCCATCTAAAGGAATAACAATTTCCACGAAGCCGACAGCCCTGCCTGCGGAAACCGCGGCTTTATGGATCTCTTTATTGGAGCGTGTATCTCTCCTCCTGAATTACAGCAGCTGCGAGCAGAGCACCGGGGAAGGCAAGGGCCAAGTGCCTTCTCACACGAGCTGCTCGTCTTGATTTACAAGGCAGAGCAGAGCAGTGAGGCGCTGGCTTCAGTGACGGAAGTCTTTGCTCTCGATAGCTACCAGACAGCTTTGGGCAGCTGTGAGTAAGTGCCACTCGGGACAGTGCTGGGGACCCTGGTTTCGATTATACATCAGGCATCcccccacattccaggcagacagcTGTGGGACAGCACAGATGACGGGCTTAAGTGTGTTGCCTCCTGGGGGCGGTCCCCTGGGGGTCTGAGCAGTTTGCCCCGTCCTGCTGAGCCTCGATTGCCTCCACTGCCCACCTGCCTCTTAACCCAGTCACCAGGCCTCGGTCAGATGGCAGGGGCGCCGCCAGGGTTTGGCACCCAGGAGGCCTCCGCACAAGGCTGCACCGGAGCCCTGCACGCAGAGCACGGAGGGACGTCCGCCTTCAGCGTCGACTAGGATGGCCTGTCCCTTAGAAAAGGGACCAGGGAGTGCCAGCGTGGGGCTGGGGCCAGGTAAACAgtgtggaaaagtgaaagttgcttggttatgtccaactgtttgaccccacggactggagcccaccaggctcctctgtccatggacttctccaggcaagagtagtggagcaGGTGGCCTTTcgcttctgcaggggatcttcccaacccagggatcaaactctggtctcctgcattgcaggcagcttatttacaagctgagctactagggaagccagtGTGGCCCATCCAAGGAGTGtcagggaggggcctggggacGGGTGAAGGGTATGGCCTCAGGGCCCTCTGCTTGCTTCAAACCCTAGCCCTGCCGCTTGGTGGCAGCGTGCCTCCGTTTCAACTGCCGTGTAGACCTCATGGGGTGGGCGGGAAGATTAAATGTGTTACCAGGACTGAAGGGTGAGCCCGAAGCTCACCAACGGGCAGCGTGAGCCGGACCTCTCATACATTTAGGGGCCGAGTCGGAAACCAAAGCTGCCGATCGCCTTGGCCCCAGGCTGGAGCCTGACCCGAGGTCCAGGCTCCTGGCTGGTCAAGCAGGAGAAGCACGTTTCCGGACTCGTCTGATGCCCAGATGACAAGCGTGCTAATTACAGGCTGATACGGATCGAGGCGGCTCTGGCCCAGCGGAGCCCGCGTTGACCCGAGTGCCCGGCCAGGCGCCGGTTCTCCGGGAGCCGTcgcccccaccaccccaggcCCTGCCGAACCCCAGCACCTCTCTCCTACTCGGTGCGTGTCCCCACACCTGCTGTGACCTGTGTCACCCCTCGGGTCCTCTCGTGGGCGGAcaggccttccccttctccagctgGCCAGCTGCTTTCAGGCTTTTAAAGCGACCGTGCAGGCCCTCCAAGAGCAGACGCCGGGCAGGGTCTTCTCAGGAGAAAGGccagggctgagaggagcagCAGGGAGGTGGGACGCGGAGCCCCCACCAGATGCAGCCGCCGAAGAGCCCTGAGCTGCCCACCATGGATCTGCCTGTTTCCCCTGGTGGGGGCCTGGCTTCCGGATCCCTCAAGCTCCCCACACTGGGGCATCTGCACCGCTCCAGAAGTCTGGTGGACCTTTGTATGACTGCCCGGCCCTCCTGACACAGGTCACCGGGTTACCCCACAGCGGGTGTGTGCCTGCGGGTTTACCCGATGGTCCGGAGGGGCTGTGGACGTGCCTCCCCAGGGGCCCCAGCATCTGCTGAGGGAACGAGCCTTTGAACACAGCTGTCCTGTCCCATGCTCAGCAACCCCACCCGAGTCCTTCTCAGACCAGCAGCGTGGTCTCACCATCACCAGCCCTCAGCAGCCCCTAACGTCCCAGTTTGCACTTCTGCCCCCCGGCCATTCCCATAAGCACCAGCGCCTGAGGGGGGATGCGCCTCTACCCTCCACCTTTAAGCACACGGCTCTGGAGGCTAGGGTGCCAGCCCATCAGGAGGCTGTGAGCCGTGTCTGGGCAGCGGAAGGATCAGAAAAGCCacgggaagaggaggaggatgagGGAGGGGCAGAGTCAGCTCCTGGAACCATCTCACCACATGAACCTCAGATCGAGCTTTTGCCAAATAGGTTTTCCTTCCCTCGGCTGTTCACTGCAGTGAATGCGTATCGAGTGCCTGACGTTTCTCAGCATCGTTAAGAAGAATGGTAAGGTATTTGTagatatgcatttatttttaataataaaaaaaaatccccccgACAACTGAGGGCCATGACTCATTCGTCAGCTCTCACACGCGAGGGGCTGTCTGGGCCTGGGGAGGACGCACAACCGTCTCAGGACACgcttcctgccctccctccacAGGGGCCGTCGGCCTCCAAACCAACGTCAGCCTGAGGtgtctgtgtttcttccagctccaAGGGCCACAGCCAGAGAGCGCCTCCTCCTAACTAAAGGAGCGCCTTCAGAGCCTTGAGGTGTCTGAGCTGCCGCAGGGCCCTCCCGGACGGCAGGGGTGGCCACTCCAGCGTCACCACACCTGGCACGTCTGGATCACCTCCTTCAGGCCCTTCACCGCCTCCATGCTCTTGTCCTTCATGGCCAGGGCGAGGAGAACGGCTCTGTTTCCAGCTTCTTGAGACACAAACGCCACCAGGTTCTTTGCGAAGACATGGACGAGGGGCTGACAAGGGCAAGGGGAGAAGACCACTTTAACTGCCTTCACCCAGTACCTCTCAGGAGCCCAGGCCAGCTTCCCGGCTCCTCTCTCTCCTGGTTCTCTCTACTGAAAGGGCCGTGAGAGTCCACAGAGGGAAACCCTGTCAGACCTCACAGATGATCTTTCCAGAACGGAGCAGAACAGGAACTCATTACCATGAGGCTTGCGTTACAGATTCACTGCCTCTGCGCATCTGTCTGATAAAATGCCGACGGGCTGCACGCAGCAGGCGGACACCCTCAAATTATCTGGGGGCCCCGCACAGTGCTGCCCTGGGCTGAGGTGGCGGGGGACGGGGGCTGTGCTTGCCTCCAGATGCTCCACATCCTGACAAAGCACGGGCAGTGGGAGCCCTTCCCAACCACATTACCTCATCCTTCCCGAGGAGGACTTTAGTGGTCAGCACAGGCTTGCCGATGTCACCAGTCACACTGCTGGGTTCCAGGGAGACCAAGGTACCCATCTTCCCCAGCTGGGTTACCACCACCAGGATGTGACTGCTGAAGGCTGTGCAGACCACCTGAGTGGGGACTCCACACACCACTGCAGTCTTCTGCTTGGATGCCAACAATGGTTTACCTTCCATGGCTGAGTCTGCTCAACGGCACCTTTCATTtatgttaaggaaaaaaacaaaaaaggaaatcagtcaatgGCAGATAGCCTGGGAGCTCCAGAATAAACACTATTTGGTAtcaaaagagaaacacaagttggCCCATTCACAAGCCT carries:
- the PSMG3 gene encoding proteasome assembly chaperone 3; the protein is MEGKPLLASKQKTAVVCGVPTQVVCTAFSSHILVVVTQLGKMGTLVSLEPSSVTGDIGKPVLTTKVLLGKDEPLVHVFAKNLVAFVSQEAGNRAVLLALAMKDKSMEAVKGLKEVIQTCQVW